TGTTATTCCCTGTTTAGCAGGGAAACCGCACCGATGCTCATCTCGCTAGAGACGCGCCCCGCAAAAGGCCCCTGATATCGATCGTGAGACGCCGGATGACCTTCCGCCGTTACGCAAGTCCCTAATAATATGCCCCTGTTACGGGGGGTTACAGGGAGACCATGCAAGCTGAGACCAGTGCCGGGGGTTGGTGGCGGAGCGGGTGGGATTCGAACCCACGATACGCTTTTGACGTATACACACTTTCCAGGCGTGCGCCTTCGACCACTCGGCCACCGCTCCGCATGCCTGTCTTGGCAGAGCGGGGCGTCTAGCGAGCCGCAGGGTGGATGACAAGCGCCTCGCTTGGGCTTAACGCCCGCGCCATGACACGCGATTTCGGCATGGCTTGCAGTGCGGGCGAAATGGAGGCGATGGCGCGGGCCGCCTGGGCCTCTTTGCCGGCACAATTCACCGCGCATCTGGGCGATGTGCTGGTGCAGGTGCAGGACTTTGCCGAGGACGAGCTGCTCGCCGACATGGAGATCGAAAGCGCCTACGACCTCACCGGCGTCTACGAGGGCCTGCCGCTGACGGAGCGCAGCGTGGAGCATTCGGGCACCATGCCGGACCGCATCCGCCTGTTCCGCGTGCCGATCATGCTGGAATGGGTGGAGCGCGGGGACGTGGAGCTCGAATTTCTGGTCAAGCACGTGCTGGTGCACGAGATCGGGCACCACTTCGGCCTCAGCGACGAAGACATGCACGCGCTGGAGGATGCGGCGGACTAGGCTTGCCATCCCGCCGCGGCGTGGCAGGATGCGCGACATGAAGCACATCGTCGGCCTCGCCCTCCTCGCCCTCACCATTCCAGCCGCCGCGCAGGAGGCGCAGGAACCCGCCACCCCGACCTCGGTCATCGCTGCCGCCAGCGCGGAGGATTGGGTGGCGATCGCACCCGCAGACCTGCTGATAATGGACCTCTCTCCCGATGCGCGCGGCAACGCACGTCGCGTGATGATCCAGCTGATGCCGCCGCCGTTCAGCCAGCCGTGGGTGGCGAACATCCGCACGCTCGCCGCCGCGCACTGGTGGGACGGGACAAGCGTCAACCGGGTGCAGGACAACTATGTGACGCAATGGGGGGACGTCACCGAGGCCAAGCCGCTGCCGGAGGGGGTGGTGTCTCCGGTTGCGGATTACGCGGCAACCGGGCTGATTGCCGTGCCCGATCCGCGAGGGCGCCCGCGCCTGAACTATACGCTGGGCATGTTGATGGTCCGCAACGCCCGACTGGCGGCCAACGGTGACTTGGCGGTATCAGACGAGATGCGCCAAGCATTGGAGGGCAATGCACAGACGTCACCAAGCGAGCTCTCAATGCCTGAGGTTGGGGACCGCTATGCGGGCATCGCGACGTTCGTGGCCGGGTGGCCTGTCGGCGGCAATTTTTCCCTCCACGGACGCGAGGCGGAAGCGTTCTGGCCCATCCACTGCTATGGCGCCGTCGGCGTCGGCCGTAACATGGCGCCCGATACCGGGACCGGGGCGGAGCTTTATACCATCATCGGGCAGCCGCAGCGGCACATGGATCGCAACCTTGCCGTGGTGGGCCGGGTGATCGAGGGGATGGAGCATCTTTCCAGCCTGCCGCGCGGGTCGGGGGACCTGGGGTTCTACACCGAGGAGGAGGCGGACTTGCGCGTTTCGATCCTCTCAGTGCGGCTGGGGAGCGAGTTGGCTGACGCTCCGGCCTTTGAATATCTCGATACCGCCAGCGAGAGCTTTGCGCGTTACGTGGCGGTGCGGGCGAACCGCAACGATGCTTTCTACACCGTGCCGGCGGGCGGGGTGGACGTGTGCAGCGTGCAGGTGCCGGTGCGGCGGGCGGAGTAACTCGGGGGCTGGCAAAGTTGCAACCTCGCCGTGTGGGCGCGGAATTTTCGAGCGGGTCGACAACGGAAAAGGCGCGGCGGAATTAGGCGGCGGCTTTGGCCGCGGAAAAGCCCAACTTCCCCCTCCCCGCTCATGCTGAGCTTGTCGAAACATGTTTGGCCAATCCCACCTTCCGCATGGCAGCGGAGCACCGTTGCCCTGCGGCCAGCTTCGCTTCCGACAAGCTCAGGGTGAGCGGGGTCTTAGGGTCTGGTCTTAAATCCGGTCCGCCTGCGCCACCGCGTCGCTGGCGCGCAGGGCGCTGACGATGCGGGTCAGGTGCGCCAGGTCCTGCACCTCCAGGTCGACCTCATAGGTGTGGAAAGGATCGTCGCGCTGGGTCAGCACCAGGTTCATCACGTTGGCATTGTTGCGCGCAAACACCCCGGCCATGTCGGCCAAGGTGCCGGGGCGATTGTAGAGCACGATGGTGAGCCGCCCGACCGCGCCGTGCGAGCGTTCGCCCCACGACAGGTCGACCCAGTCCGCGTCGACGCCATTGGCCAGTTCCAGGCAGTCGATGGCATGAACCTCCACCGCCTTGCGCGGCCGCCTGAGCCCCACGATCCGGTCACCCGGCACCGGGTGGCAGCAGTTCGCCAGATCAAATCCCGCGCCCGCCGTCAGCCCCTTGATGGAGATCGCGCGTTCCTGCGTCGGCTCGCTCGGCATGTCGGCGGTGCTGCCGGGCACCAGCGCCTCCATCACCTGTCGATCGGTCAGCTTGGCGGAGCCGATGGCGTGCATCAGGTCTTCCTCGTCCACCAGTCCCAGCCGGGCGACGGCCTGCTTCTTGGCCTTGCGGCCGACCTTGGCGGGCAGGCGTTCGGCGATCTCGTCGAACATCTTTGCGCCGATCTCGGCCACTTCCTCGCGTTCCTTCAGGCGCACCGCGCGGCGGATGGAGGCGCGAGCCTTGCCGGTAACCACGAAGCCCAGCCAGCTCAGCTGCGGCTCGGCGTTCTTGCCCTTGATGATCTCCACCACGTCGCCGTTTTCCAGCGGCGTGCGCAGCGGCATGTGGCGGGCGTTGATCTTGGCCCCCACGGTCTGCGCGCCCAGCGCGGTGTGGACGGCAAAGGCGAAGTCGACCGCGGTCGAGCCCTTGGGCAGCTGGAACAGCGCGCCCTTGGGTGTGAAGGCAAAGATGCGATCCTGGTAGATCGCCATCTTCGTATGCTCGAGCAGCTCCTCGGCATCGTGGCTGGAATCGACGATCTCGATCAGGTCGCGCAGCCAGCTGACCGCGCCGTCGGGTCGGTCACCCTGCTTGTAAGCCCAGTGCGCGGCCAGCCCGAATTCGTTGGTGCGGTGCATCTCGCGCGTGCGGATCTGCACCTCCACGCGCATCGACCGATCGTAGAACAGCGTGGTGTGGAGCGACTTGTACCCGTTGTTCTTGGGCGTGGAGATGTAGTCCTTGAACCGTCCCGGCACGAACTGGAACTGTTGATGCAGGATGCCCATTGCGCGGTAACAGTCCGCAACGCTGTCGGTCAGCACGCGAAAGGCCATGATGTCGCTGACCTGTTCGAACGGCAGGTGGCGCTCGGCCATCTTTTTCCAGATCGAATAGGGGTGCTTTTCCCGCCCCCATACCTCGACCGCAAGACCGGCTTCGGACAGCGCCTGCTTGATGTCGAGAGCGATGCGATCGACCTGGCCCGTATCGGACTGGCGCAACTGCTCCAGCCGGCGGGTGATGGTGTCATACCCTTCGGGCTCGAGCTGCTGGAAGGCGAGCAGCTGCATCTCGCGCATGTATTCGTACATGCCTACCCGCTCCGCCAACGGGGCGTAGATATCCATCGTCTCGCGCGCGATGCGGCGGCGCTTGTCGGGCGATTTTATGTGATGCAGCGTGCGCATGTTGTGCAGCCGGTCGGCCAGCTTCACCAGCAGCACGCGGATGTCCTCGCTCATGGCGAGCAGGAACTTGCGCAGGTTTTCGGCGGCCCGCTCGTCGTCGGTCAGCTGCTCGATCTTGGAAAGCTTGGTGACCCCGTCCACCAGCCGGGCAACCTCGGGTCCGAACTTCGCCTCGACATCCTCGATCGTGGCGAGCGTATCCTCCACCGTGTCGTGGAGCAGCGCGGTGATGATGGTTTCCTGGTCGAGCTTCAGGTCCGTCATCAGGCCCGCCACCTCGACCGGGTGACTGAAATACGGATCGCCGCTCGCACGCTTCTGGCTGCCGTGCTTCTGCACGGTATAGACATAGGCGCGGTTGAGCAGCGCCTCGTCGGCGTCGGGATCGTATTCCTTGACCCGTTCGACTAGTTCATACTGGCGGAGCATCGCCTGACGATGTGCTGTGCAACATGAACTTGCGCAAGGGGCAAAGCGCTGCTGGCGCAACAACGCGTAGCTCGCACCCCGACCCGCTGCGGCCGTCGGCGAGGGGGAGAGACGCTGGCCGACTCCAGCCGCCAGCGCCTTGCCCACCCGGTTGACTAGTTCACGCTGGCCGCCTCGCCGCCTGCTTCATACCCGACGATGCCATCCACGTTGCCGCGCGTCATCGAGTGATAACCGGCACGGGTATCGTCGTAGATGCCGGTCGCGATGCGCTGACCCCATTCGCCGGTATCCCACAAGGCCTGGAACAGCGGGGCGACGAACTTGTTGCGCCCCACCCGTGCAAGGAACTCGCGGGCCTGCGGCACGGCCGGCTCATACTCGTTGCGCAGCGCGGCTTCCAGCCAGAGGAACAGGATCTCGTTGTTGCCGGAACGCGACAACGAAAGCGCACGGTCAAGCGCGGCGAGATCATCGGCGCTCAGTCGTTCGGGCAGTTCAGCCAGGAAGCGGCGTTGCTCCGCCGCTGTCCAGCCACGCCATGTGGTGGCCTGCGGCAGGGCCTTCGATGCGGCGTAGGCGGTAACGGCCGCATCCACCTCGGCAAAGGCGGCGGCGTCAGGGCGCACCACGTTGTCAGGGATGCCGGTGCCATAGACCCATTCGTCGAGCATCAGGCGTTCCTCCAGCTCGGCATCGCCAGCCACGAGGTCTTCGCGCAGGGAGGCGAGGAACATCTCCGACGTCGCCGGCTGGAAGGCATGGCTATCGAACCAGTTGGTCAGCCATTCGTCAAAGGCCTCGCGCCCGACAGTGGCCTCAACCGTCTTCAGGAACGCCGTGCCCTTGTCGTATATGGCCTCCCCCGCCGTGTCGAACGGGCTGGTGCCATCGGGCGTGCGCATGGCGGTGAGCGGGCTGTCGGCGCCGTTCGTCTCGACCATGTCCTCCAGCGAGGCGAAGCTCAGCGCGTATTCCTGCTCGGCCCGGTCCTCGCCATAGACCTGCTCGACGATGCGGTTTTCGATGTAGCTGGTAACGCCTTCGTTCAGCCAGCCATCGCGCCAGCTGGAATAGGTGACGAGGTTGCCCGACCAGCTGTGCGCCAGTTCGTGCGCGACGAGGCCGTTATTCGACCGGTCGCCGGCGATGAAGGTCGGGGTCAGGAAGGTGAGCGTCGGGTTCTCCATCCCGCCGTAGGGGAACGACGGCGGCAGCACGATCATGTCGTAACGGCCCCAGCGATATTCGCCGAAGAGGCCGATGCCGGCATCGATCAGCTCTTC
This is a stretch of genomic DNA from Aurantiacibacter arachoides. It encodes these proteins:
- a CDS encoding metallopeptidase family protein, whose amino-acid sequence is MTRDFGMACSAGEMEAMARAAWASLPAQFTAHLGDVLVQVQDFAEDELLADMEIESAYDLTGVYEGLPLTERSVEHSGTMPDRIRLFRVPIMLEWVERGDVELEFLVKHVLVHEIGHHFGLSDEDMHALEDAAD
- a CDS encoding peptidylprolyl isomerase — encoded protein: MKHIVGLALLALTIPAAAQEAQEPATPTSVIAAASAEDWVAIAPADLLIMDLSPDARGNARRVMIQLMPPPFSQPWVANIRTLAAAHWWDGTSVNRVQDNYVTQWGDVTEAKPLPEGVVSPVADYAATGLIAVPDPRGRPRLNYTLGMLMVRNARLAANGDLAVSDEMRQALEGNAQTSPSELSMPEVGDRYAGIATFVAGWPVGGNFSLHGREAEAFWPIHCYGAVGVGRNMAPDTGTGAELYTIIGQPQRHMDRNLAVVGRVIEGMEHLSSLPRGSGDLGFYTEEEADLRVSILSVRLGSELADAPAFEYLDTASESFARYVAVRANRNDAFYTVPAGGVDVCSVQVPVRRAE
- a CDS encoding RelA/SpoT family protein, with translation MLRQYELVERVKEYDPDADEALLNRAYVYTVQKHGSQKRASGDPYFSHPVEVAGLMTDLKLDQETIITALLHDTVEDTLATIEDVEAKFGPEVARLVDGVTKLSKIEQLTDDERAAENLRKFLLAMSEDIRVLLVKLADRLHNMRTLHHIKSPDKRRRIARETMDIYAPLAERVGMYEYMREMQLLAFQQLEPEGYDTITRRLEQLRQSDTGQVDRIALDIKQALSEAGLAVEVWGREKHPYSIWKKMAERHLPFEQVSDIMAFRVLTDSVADCYRAMGILHQQFQFVPGRFKDYISTPKNNGYKSLHTTLFYDRSMRVEVQIRTREMHRTNEFGLAAHWAYKQGDRPDGAVSWLRDLIEIVDSSHDAEELLEHTKMAIYQDRIFAFTPKGALFQLPKGSTAVDFAFAVHTALGAQTVGAKINARHMPLRTPLENGDVVEIIKGKNAEPQLSWLGFVVTGKARASIRRAVRLKEREEVAEIGAKMFDEIAERLPAKVGRKAKKQAVARLGLVDEEDLMHAIGSAKLTDRQVMEALVPGSTADMPSEPTQERAISIKGLTAGAGFDLANCCHPVPGDRIVGLRRPRKAVEVHAIDCLELANGVDADWVDLSWGERSHGAVGRLTIVLYNRPGTLADMAGVFARNNANVMNLVLTQRDDPFHTYEVDLEVQDLAHLTRIVSALRASDAVAQADRI
- a CDS encoding M1 family metallopeptidase translates to MRLFIPFRHAGLMALPLLAASCTADQLPEEERVIAPILTSAQAIDEFTYARPAEARVTHVALDLDLDFEARRVEGTATLDVQAAQGAREVVLDSNGLVIGGVTDGQGNDLQFTIGAADPGNAEKGEPITIQLGQSTGPDLQQVVIAYASAPEAEALQWLDPEQTAGGRYPFVFSQGQAILNRSWIPTQDSPGIRQTWEARITAPEPLTVVMSGISRGDPEELENGRRAFEFTMDNSVPPYLIALAAGNIEFAEVGARSGVWAEPEMLAAAAEEVGDTEELIDAGIGLFGEYRWGRYDMIVLPPSFPYGGMENPTLTFLTPTFIAGDRSNNGLVAHELAHSWSGNLVTYSSWRDGWLNEGVTSYIENRIVEQVYGEDRAEQEYALSFASLEDMVETNGADSPLTAMRTPDGTSPFDTAGEAIYDKGTAFLKTVEATVGREAFDEWLTNWFDSHAFQPATSEMFLASLREDLVAGDAELEERLMLDEWVYGTGIPDNVVRPDAAAFAEVDAAVTAYAASKALPQATTWRGWTAAEQRRFLAELPERLSADDLAALDRALSLSRSGNNEILFLWLEAALRNEYEPAVPQAREFLARVGRNKFVAPLFQALWDTGEWGQRIATGIYDDTRAGYHSMTRGNVDGIVGYEAGGEAASVN